A genomic region of Nymphaea colorata isolate Beijing-Zhang1983 chromosome 2, ASM883128v2, whole genome shotgun sequence contains the following coding sequences:
- the LOC116248915 gene encoding uncharacterized protein At5g19025-like — protein MAYSIAQADCPHLGHSRYPQNNHRNKKHQHPNSSNSSSVSLCDGSHAAAVDIIILILVLGAYGFLVLPYVKFFCHGVSQIVHAAFSIIVEEVSQAPSIYASVIASSLLVSISLWEIIRYMTRKCDNPNCRGLRKSAEFDIQLEPEECIKNSQSASRDDYGGRGLFELGDKHKDLEEDLRKLAPPNGRAVLIFRAKCGCPIGRVEVWGHKKNGKIKK, from the coding sequence ATGGCTTATTCTATCGCCCAAGCGGATTGCCCCCATCTTGGCCATTCCAGGTACCCACAAAACAATCACCGGAACAAGAAACACCAACACCCCAATTCGTCAAATTCCTCGTCTGTTTCTCTCTGCGATGGATCGCATGCCGCTGCCGTCGATATCATAATCTTGATCCTTGTTCTCGGTGCTTATGGCTTCTTGGTCCTCCCTTATGTCAAATTCTTCTGTCATGGGGTGTCGCAGATCGTTCATGCTGCCTTCTCGATCATTGTGGAAGAGGTTAGTCAAGCTCCATCTATTTATGCATCAGTTATTGCATCCTCCCTGTTGGTTTCAATATCTCTTTGGGAGATCATTCGCTATATGACCAGAAAATGCGACAACCCAAATTGCCGAGGCCTCCGTAAATCCGCAGAATTCGATATCCAGCTCGAACCTGAGGAGTGCATAAAGAATTCTCAGTCCGCCTCAAGAGATGATTATGGTGGTAGAGGGCTGTTTGAACTTGGGGACAAACACAAGGATTTGGAAGAAGATCTCAGGAAGTTGGCACCTCCGAATGGCAGAGCGGTTCTTATCTTTCGGGCAAAGTGTGGCTGTCCCATTGGAAGAGTGGAGGTTTGGGGCCataagaaaaatgggaaaataaagAAGTGA